The nucleotide sequence ACTCGGCGGACATCCGGCCGCAGGATGAGCAGCATGGAGGTCCCGCACCAGCTGCACCCGGGTGACGCCGGCCCGGCGGGCGCTGAAGCCGTCCGCGCTCGCCGGTCGGACCGCCACCGGCGCCCGACCGGCGAGCCGCCGCCGCTGCCCCGCAGCATCCAGCCCACCGGCGTCCGCTGGGCGGTCGCCGCCGTGGTGCTCTTCGCGCTGGCCAAGATCACCTTCGGTCCCGCAAGGCGGAGCCTGGGCGTGGCGGTCACGGCCTGGGACGACGCCGTGGTGCGGTGGCTCGGCGGGCTCCGCGTCCCCGGCCTGACCGGCCTGATGGAGGCGATCGTCGCGTCCACCGGATCGGTCGGCGTGGTCGGGGCCGTCCGCTGGGGGACTCTGCTCGCGCTGCTCGCGCTCCGGCGCATCCGCCACCTGGTCGTGTTCGTGTTCTCCTTCCTCGCCGTCATCGCGGCTGTCAGGCTGGCGACGGTGGACCGCCCGCGGCCGTTCGGCGTGGACGTCCGCGGGACCTGGAGCGGCTGGGCGATGCCGTCCCGGCCGGTCGCGCTGCTCGCCGCGACCCTCGTCGGCGTGCTCTACACGCTCGTCCCGGTGGGCCGCTGGCGCCAGCTCGGCAAGTGGGTCGCGACCGGCCTGGTGGCCCTGTTCGCCCTCGCCCGCATCTACCTCGGCGTCGACGCCCCCACCGACGCGCTCGTCGGCGCCGTCATCGGCGTGGCCGTCTCGGTCGCCGCCTACCGCCTGTTCGTGCCCAACGAGGTCTTCCCGGTCGCCTACCGGCGCGGGCGGAGCGCCCACCTCGACGTCGGCGGGCGCCGCGGCGAGGCGATCCGCAATGCCCTCGCCGACCAGCTCGGACTGCACGTGCTGGAGCTGAGGCCGTTCGGCCTCTCCGGCTCGGCCGGCTCGACCCCGCTGCGCGTCAAGGTCAAGGGCGAGCATGGGGACACCTACCTGTTCGCCAAGCTCTACGCGCGCAGCCACCTCCGCGCCGACCGCTCCTACAAGCTCGGGCGGGCGCTGCTCTACGGGCGGCTCGAGGACGAGAAGCCGTTCAATACCGTGCGGCGGCTGGTGCAGCAGGAGGACTACGCGCTGTCGCTGATGCAGCGCGCCGGCCTGCCCAGCCCCGAGCCGGTCGGCACCGCCGAGATCACCCCCGAGCGGGAGTATCTGATCGTCTTCGAGTTCATCGACGGCGCGACCGAGATCAGCGACGCCGAGGTCGACGACGCCATCATCGACCAGGGCCTGGCCGTCGTCCGCAGGCTCTGGGACGCCAACCTCGCCCACCGCGACATCAAACCGGCCAACCTGCTGGTGCGCGACGGCAAGCTCTACCTCATCGACGTCTTCTTCGCCGAGGTGCACCCGAGCCCGTGGCGCCAGGCGGTCGACCTCGCCAACATGCTGCTCTGCCTCGCGCTCCGCTCGAGCCCCGAGCACGTCTACCAGCGGGCGCTCCGCTCCTTCACGGTCGACGAGATCAGCGAGGCGTTCGCGGCCGCCCGCGGGCTCGCGCTG is from Actinomycetes bacterium and encodes:
- a CDS encoding phosphatase PAP2 family protein, with translation MEVPHQLHPGDAGPAGAEAVRARRSDRHRRPTGEPPPLPRSIQPTGVRWAVAAVVLFALAKITFGPARRSLGVAVTAWDDAVVRWLGGLRVPGLTGLMEAIVASTGSVGVVGAVRWGTLLALLALRRIRHLVVFVFSFLAVIAAVRLATVDRPRPFGVDVRGTWSGWAMPSRPVALLAATLVGVLYTLVPVGRWRQLGKWVATGLVALFALARIYLGVDAPTDALVGAVIGVAVSVAAYRLFVPNEVFPVAYRRGRSAHLDVGGRRGEAIRNALADQLGLHVLELRPFGLSGSAGSTPLRVKVKGEHGDTYLFAKLYARSHLRADRSYKLGRALLYGRLEDEKPFNTVRRLVQQEDYALSLMQRAGLPSPEPVGTAEITPEREYLIVFEFIDGATEISDAEVDDAIIDQGLAVVRRLWDANLAHRDIKPANLLVRDGKLYLIDVFFAEVHPSPWRQAVDLANMLLCLALRSSPEHVYQRALRSFTVDEISEAFAAARGLALPSQLRRLMRAQGRDLHAEFVRLLPEPPRPIAIQRWNARRVGLWLLVLLALLPGVPMVWAFAMASGNPGDGSADTGGDGSCTQVEKLWLEAQSVPSASLVPCVRALPAGVDGALRVRDGASVIKLSYASVNININVSDQPQARAEAGSVTIRLAAACDLPTAGEGQVVAPGVSRFEVGGSRGVPEAADVFGGGCVTYRTGDGTAASAALLDQAKRAVTLRTRDDLRETLRRRSGGRLELDP